Proteins encoded in a region of the Anopheles ziemanni chromosome 2, idAnoZiCoDA_A2_x.2, whole genome shotgun sequence genome:
- the LOC131286180 gene encoding DNA-binding protein RFXANK: MSSSPNSDEDRKMDFNPLLLASGKRKSAFLPYKPSNTVLTNLQRGNTEANIPSEICLNFHEKTGQGEITEEQVRSEHAVDVPDSNQFTPLHWACYYGQLAAATILIKCGADVNRQAVDMITPILLAGAGGHNEIVRLLLEKGASINHMDIVGNTALMYAAAGNHPHTCNELLNGGASFTDTNEDGESAYSLAVKNNANLAQAVLENHITALLMT, translated from the exons ATGAGCTCCTCGCCGAATTCTGATGAAGATAG AAAAATGGATTTCAATCCCTTGCTCCTGGCAAGTGGCAAACGGAAAAGCGCATTTCTACCGTACAAACCGTCCAATACGGTGCTAACAAACCTGCAGCGCGGGAACACCGAAGCCAACATTCCCAGTGAAATATGTCTTAACTTTCACGAAAAAACCGGACAAGGCGAGATAACCGAGGAGCAGGTAAGGTCTGAACATGCTGTCGATGTTCCGGATTCGAACCAATTCACTCCTCTCCATTGGGCTTGCTATTACGGACAACTAGCCGCCGCTACTATCCTGATAAA GTGTGGAGCAGATGTCAACAGACAGGCAGTTGATATGATAACGCCCATACTACTGGCCGGCGCAGGAGGTCACAATGAGATCGTTCGGCTTCTTCTGGAAAAGGGGGCTTCGATAAATCACATGGACATTGTGGGTAACACGGCACTCATGTATGCCGCAGCTGGTAATCATCCGCATACCTGCAACGAACTTTTGAATGGCGGTGCAAGTTTTACGGACACCAACGAGGACGGTGAATCGGCTTATTCATTGGCAGTTAAAAACAATGCGAATTTGGCACAAGCCGTACTGGAAAATCATATTACTGCTCTACTTATGACGTGA
- the LOC131286162 gene encoding transmembrane protein 214-A → MSTEWEVVGKQKKGRKQTGDKKNQQPQDEPLLKGPKIEDSMDSICALYTDVKDDLLAKFYPNFKNTNHKDLKPNEKDSGKRPATPVLGPHLQPQQSQGNSKSESKESDKNQRDLSRDPVVGGTFHMRAMKDFDPALRAINASDLHSQLTAVNVNFKDNHLMMLKALTGMLNDKLRFREWNPVFLGKSISYPYKSMPEDLRKVIDDCIMTADEENVKYFYDLSLSNLASEMNKNVPYVGTKLVLQAIATHYPTVCVNNLARNAILRNSYQNRPDIGLSLLWALGQGGFSDLDIGLKVWQDIMVPVIDMENYNWYACEYVHRILKMHRNQKLGLGGSEFLTILSSLTTRKKSSRQLDEAARMLVERYVLSSPKPSATFAMLFKNISFITRPDMIYYGLILCLYEDPETAAVWLGLYRQSLPQSLAILEYLNNSTQDYCKKLFYEKHFHRFLAEVDNINSEISQAKKTPKALKSLTAAVKDAQAKSKKKQSSGKANSKTSSSVTSVLCKLLLSTFLLFGITGALVGYDTYRAGGKFEASLTGQTLKQAGLLPAVQDAWTCSMKYSARGYKWAEANVPVYYQATSKALGPYVEFSIDFSKVLWNGAKKGFASAKVFATQKLADGAFYVEQYAPGLPKKISDASCTLCDTVCTFTTNAYKHTYEFFKTKVFVGQLSPESLGKVFNSTQQAAAQYYSWFNDQVDFYAKLK, encoded by the exons ATGTCTACCGAATGGGAGGTTGTTGGCAAACAGAAGAAAGGCCGTAAACAGACGGGCGATAAAAAGAATCAACAGCCCCAAGATGAACCTCTTCTCAAGGGTCCAAAAATAGAAG ATTCAATGGACTCTATTTGTGCGCTTTACACCGATGTGAAGGACGATTTGCTGGCAAAGTTTTACCCTAATTTCAAGAATACTAATCACAAGGACctaaaaccaaatgaaaaagATTCTGGTAAACGACCAGCAACTCCTGTCCTCGGTCCGCACCTGCAGCCCCAACAATCGCAAGGAAATAGCAAATCTGAATCGAAAGAATCAGACAAAAATCAAAGAGATTTATCAAGGGATCCTGTCGTCGGTGGAACGTTCCATATGAGAGCTATGAAGGATTTCGATCCGGCCCTGCGTGCGATCAACGCCTCCGACCTACACTCTCAACTAACGGCTGTAAATGTGAACTTCAAAGACAATCATTTGATGATGCTCAAAGCACTGACCGGGATGTTAAACGACAAACTACGGTTTCGCGAATGGAATCCGGTGTTCCTTGGCAAATCGATCAGCTATCCGTACAAATCGATGCCGGAGGATCTACGTAAAGTCATCGACGATTGTATTATGACTGCAGATGAGGAGAATGTGAAATACTTTTACGATCTCAGCCTTTCCAACCTGGCCAgcgaaatgaataaaaatgttccTTACGTTGGCACTAAGCTGGTACTGCAGGCGATCGCAACGCACTATCCTACGGTCTGCGTCAACAACCTGGCTCGAAACGCAATCCTGAGGAACTCCTACCAGAACCGTCCGGATATAGGACTAAGCTTACTGTGGGCCCTTGGACAAGGCGGCTTCTCTGACCTAGACATTGGGTTGAAGGTGTGGCAAGATATTATGGTGCCGGTTATTGATATGGAGAACTACAATTGGTACGCTTGTGAATACGTTCATCGCATTTTAAAGATGCACCGCAATCAAAA ACTCGGTCTAGGTGGTAGCGAGTTCCTCACCATCCTTAGTTCGCTGACGACACGAAAGAAATCATCCCGGCAGCTGGACGAAGCGGCACGGATGCTGGTCGAACGGTACGTGCTCAGCTCGCCCAAGCCATCGGCGACTTTTGCGATGCTGttcaaaaacatttccttCATCACGCGCCCGGACATGATCTACTATGGTCTGATTTTGTGTCTTTACGAGGATCCCGAAACGGCCGCGGTATGGCTTGGATTGTATCGACAGAGTCTTCCCCAATCATTGGCCATATTGGAGTATTTAA atAACTCAACACAAGACTATtgcaaaaaacttttttatgaaaaacactTCCACCGGTTCCTGGCAGAGGTGGATAACATCAACAGCGAGATATCACAAGCTAAAAAGACGCCGAAAGCATTAAAATCGCTTACCGCCGCCGTAAAG GATGCCCAGGCCAAGTCGAAGAAAAAGCAATCGTCCGGAAAAGCGAACAGTAAAACTTCCTCCTCGGTGACGTCCGTTCTCTGCAAATTGCTGCTGAGCACATTCCTGCTGTTCGGCATCACCGGTGCACTGGTCGGCTACGACACGTATCGGGCCGGCGGCAAGTTCGAGGCGTCGTTGACGGGACAAACGTTGAAACAAGCCGGTCTGCTGCCGGCGGTGCAGGATGCCTGGACCTGCTCGATGAAGTACAGCGCCCGGGGCTACAAGTGGGCCGAAGCGAACGTTCCGGTGTACTATCAGGCAACGAGCAAG GCTCTTGGACCATACGTAGAATTTTCGATAGATTTTAGTAAAGTTCTCTGGAATGGTGCCAAGAAGGGCTTCGCCAGTGCGAAGGTGTTTGCCACCCAAAAGCTCGCAGATGGGGCCTTTTAC GTTGAGCAGTACGCACCAGGATTACCGAAGAAAATTAGCGATGCTTCGTGTACCCTCTGCGACACCGTGTGCACCTTTACCACCAATGCCTACAAGCACACGTACGAGTTCTTCAAGACAAAGGTGTTTGT TGGGCAGTTATCTCCGGAAAGCTTGGGGAAAGTCTTCAACAGTACCCAACAGGCTGCTGCTCAGTACTATAGTTGGTTCAACGACCAGGTCGATTTCTATGCCAAACTAAAGTAG